A window of the Iodobacter fluviatilis genome harbors these coding sequences:
- the phoU gene encoding phosphate signaling complex protein PhoU produces MSEHISKQFDAELEEIRSQVMGMAGLVEEQVRQSMQALASGDMGTINHVLEEENRVNEMHVLLDDMCIHMIARRQPAASDLRMVMTVIKAVEDLERIGDKATRICKRAKNIYEAGRLQVPRFNELNHIAEHALDMLSRALDAFARMDAVTATDVKRADERLDDEYRALQRQLITVMMEDPRAITITLEIQWIAKAIERIGDLAVSIAEQVIYLVKGQDVRHKNQEEVDRVALG; encoded by the coding sequence ATGTCTGAACACATTTCAAAACAATTTGATGCTGAGCTGGAAGAAATTCGCTCCCAGGTGATGGGGATGGCTGGTCTGGTGGAAGAACAAGTACGCCAGTCTATGCAGGCTTTGGCTTCTGGCGATATGGGCACAATTAATCATGTGCTGGAAGAAGAAAATCGCGTCAATGAAATGCATGTATTGCTTGATGATATGTGTATTCATATGATTGCACGCCGCCAGCCTGCGGCTTCTGATTTACGCATGGTGATGACCGTGATTAAAGCGGTTGAAGATCTGGAAAGAATTGGTGATAAGGCAACGCGTATTTGCAAGCGGGCTAAAAACATTTATGAAGCAGGCCGTTTGCAAGTGCCCCGCTTTAATGAATTAAACCATATTGCAGAGCATGCTCTGGATATGTTGTCTCGTGCATTGGATGCATTTGCCCGTATGGATGCCGTAACCGCAACCGATGTAAAACGTGCAGATGAGCGCCTTGATGACGAATATCGCGCATTGCAGCGTCAATTGATTACGGTGATGATGGAAGACCCTCGCGCAATTACAATTACCCTTGAAATTCAATGGATTGCAAAAGCAATTGAGCGAATTGGTGATTTGGCCGTGAGCATTGCCGAGCAGGTGATTTACCTGGTTAAAGGACAGGATGTTCGTCATAAAAACCAGGAAGAAGTCGATCGCGTCGCTTTAGGCTAA
- the gltB gene encoding glutamate synthase large subunit, producing MDRQGWLKGTLYSPTFEQDSCGFGLIAQMDDKPSHWLVSTAISSLACLTHRGAVAADGKSGDGCGLLFRKPDSFLRAVAAENQFTVADEYAVGIIFYNAQASLTKLFAAMEEQGLSVAGVRSVPVNIEACGEYALQTLPTIGQLFVNAPAGMTSQVFERKLYQARRVAEKACTDDAAFYMPTLSPHVLSYKGLVTPDNLPEFYLDLKDPRFESSLAVYHQRFSTNTWPQWKLAQPFRYLAHNGEINTLHGNRLWAKAREAIMDSEHLDMDTVRPIVQTNGSDSMSMDNMLEGLLMGGMDVFRAFRMLVPPAWQNVDSNDRDLRAFYEYNSMHMEPWDGPAGIVWTNGRYAGCALDRNGLRPARYVITKDRHLTIASEIGVWGYKPEDVVKKGRVKPGQIVAVDLSNGEFLDTETIDNRLKTAQPYRAWVKKHAQHLELAEDNSPLEAMSREELLTYQKQFQLTFEERDQILRVLAADGQEAIGSMGDDTPMAVLSEKVRSPYDYLRQQFAQVTNPPIDPIREAIVMSLNTCFGPERNLFKETEFNASRLEVRSPVLSSDKFDALTTMTDPDYKAAFFDITFDPAQTTLKAAIEALRADVLASVRDEKTVVVVLSDKNIQKGRLPIPALFAVGAVHHELVNSGLRCLSNIIVETATTRDPHHFACLIGYGATAVFPYLAYQTIKELVEIGQIDLPLEKAANNFRKGINKGLLKILSKMGISTVASYRGSQLFEAVGVNEEVVELCLNGTVSRISGANFADFQEDQGKLNKLAFNTMRPIAQGGLLKYVFGEEYHAYNPDVVMQLQKAVQNGDYKEYRKYADLVNQRPVAMLRDLMGLKLDVAKAISIDEVESVESILKRFDSAGMSLGALSPEAHEALAEGMNRLGGRSNSGEGGEDPARYGTVKMSKIKQVASGRFGVTPHYLVNAEVLQIKVAQGAKPGEGGQLPGDKVSPLIAKLRCSKPGISLISPPPHHDIYSIEDLAQLIFDLKQVNPDALVSVKLVAEPGVGTIAAGVAKAYADLITISGYDGGTGASPLASVKYAGTPFELGLTEAQQVLRANGLRGRVRMQADGGLKTGLDVVKAAMMGAESFGFGTGPMVALGCKFLRICHLNNCATGVATQEIKLRSKYFIGLPEMVVNYFTFIAQETREWMAALGVRQLSDLIGHSEMLELAAGATERQGRLNLGVLLSQGTIPESQPRFCVEERNPSFDKGELAEQMVKDAIAGIKSQTPQKLEYAVRNIHRSIGARLSGEIAKAHGADGLPNDCLHIKLHGSAGQSLGVWNAKGLTIELEGDANDYVGKGMSGGRVVVYPPKASEFESHAGVIVGNTCLYGATGGELFAAGTAGERFAVRNSGATAIVEGIGDHGCEYMTGGCVIVLGETGYNFGAGMTGGFALVYDPKERFAYRINNELVDINLINGESYGAVRAFLRGKLRDHAKLTGSTRAIDILADFDEAQDNFWLVKPKAAKLDDLLKD from the coding sequence ATGGATCGACAAGGCTGGTTAAAGGGCACTTTGTATAGCCCGACGTTCGAACAAGATAGTTGTGGCTTCGGCCTGATTGCTCAAATGGATGACAAGCCGTCGCATTGGCTGGTTTCTACTGCAATTAGCTCTCTTGCATGTCTAACACACCGTGGCGCTGTTGCCGCTGATGGAAAGTCAGGCGATGGCTGTGGTCTGCTGTTTCGAAAACCGGACAGTTTTTTGCGCGCCGTGGCCGCAGAAAACCAATTTACGGTGGCCGATGAATACGCTGTAGGGATTATTTTCTACAACGCGCAAGCATCATTAACAAAGCTCTTTGCCGCAATGGAGGAGCAGGGTTTATCAGTTGCTGGTGTACGCAGTGTGCCGGTGAATATCGAGGCCTGTGGCGAATATGCCTTACAAACACTGCCAACCATTGGCCAGCTGTTTGTGAACGCGCCAGCAGGGATGACAAGCCAGGTTTTTGAAAGAAAGCTCTATCAAGCACGACGTGTGGCAGAAAAAGCCTGTACTGACGATGCTGCTTTCTATATGCCAACCTTAAGCCCGCATGTGCTGTCTTATAAGGGCTTGGTTACACCGGATAATCTGCCAGAGTTCTATCTGGATTTGAAAGACCCGCGTTTTGAATCATCGCTTGCCGTTTATCATCAGCGCTTTTCGACCAATACTTGGCCGCAGTGGAAGCTGGCTCAGCCTTTCCGCTATCTGGCGCATAACGGCGAAATCAATACGCTGCACGGTAATCGTTTATGGGCCAAAGCCCGTGAGGCGATTATGGACAGCGAGCATCTGGATATGGACACGGTGCGTCCGATTGTTCAGACCAATGGCTCTGATTCCATGTCGATGGACAATATGCTCGAAGGCTTGCTGATGGGCGGCATGGATGTATTCCGTGCTTTCCGTATGCTGGTGCCACCTGCATGGCAAAACGTCGATAGCAATGACCGCGACTTACGCGCGTTTTATGAATACAACTCCATGCATATGGAGCCGTGGGATGGTCCGGCCGGTATCGTGTGGACTAATGGCCGTTACGCAGGCTGTGCCCTCGATCGCAATGGCTTACGCCCAGCGCGCTATGTAATTACCAAAGATCGCCATCTGACCATTGCTTCCGAGATCGGCGTGTGGGGCTATAAGCCCGAAGATGTGGTGAAGAAAGGCCGCGTTAAACCGGGCCAGATTGTGGCTGTCGATTTAAGTAATGGTGAATTCTTAGACACTGAAACCATTGATAACCGTCTGAAAACTGCCCAGCCTTACCGCGCTTGGGTAAAGAAACACGCCCAGCATTTAGAGCTGGCAGAAGACAACTCACCGCTAGAAGCGATGAGTCGTGAAGAGCTGCTAACTTACCAAAAGCAATTTCAGCTGACTTTTGAAGAGCGCGATCAAATCTTGCGCGTACTCGCCGCAGACGGCCAAGAAGCCATCGGCTCGATGGGGGATGACACGCCAATGGCGGTGTTATCCGAGAAAGTGCGCTCACCATATGATTATTTGCGTCAACAATTTGCCCAGGTGACCAACCCGCCGATCGATCCGATTCGCGAAGCGATCGTGATGTCGCTGAACACCTGTTTTGGGCCAGAGCGTAATCTGTTTAAAGAAACAGAATTTAACGCCAGCCGCCTGGAAGTTCGCTCGCCGGTCTTGTCGTCAGATAAGTTTGATGCCCTGACCACCATGACCGATCCGGATTACAAAGCGGCTTTCTTTGATATTACGTTTGACCCGGCTCAAACCACGCTCAAAGCGGCGATCGAAGCGCTACGTGCTGATGTACTTGCCAGCGTTCGCGATGAAAAAACCGTGGTGGTGGTATTAAGCGATAAAAATATTCAAAAAGGCCGCTTGCCGATTCCCGCGCTGTTTGCTGTGGGGGCGGTGCACCATGAACTGGTCAATTCAGGTCTGCGTTGTCTAAGTAATATTATTGTTGAAACCGCAACCACGCGCGATCCGCATCACTTTGCCTGCCTGATTGGCTATGGGGCTACCGCAGTATTCCCGTATCTGGCTTACCAAACCATTAAAGAGTTGGTAGAAATCGGCCAGATTGATTTGCCATTAGAGAAAGCCGCCAATAATTTCCGTAAGGGGATTAATAAAGGCCTGCTGAAGATTCTCTCCAAAATGGGCATTTCAACCGTTGCTTCCTATCGTGGCTCACAACTATTTGAAGCCGTTGGTGTGAATGAAGAAGTGGTTGAGCTGTGCTTAAACGGCACGGTTTCACGGATTTCTGGCGCTAATTTTGCTGATTTCCAAGAAGATCAAGGCAAGCTGAATAAGCTGGCTTTCAACACCATGCGCCCGATTGCGCAGGGTGGCTTGTTGAAATATGTGTTTGGCGAGGAATACCACGCTTACAACCCTGATGTGGTGATGCAGCTACAAAAAGCCGTGCAAAACGGCGATTACAAGGAATACCGCAAGTACGCCGATCTGGTGAACCAGCGCCCTGTTGCCATGTTGCGTGATCTGATGGGCTTGAAGCTGGATGTCGCGAAGGCGATTTCGATTGATGAAGTCGAATCCGTTGAATCGATTCTGAAGCGTTTTGATTCTGCAGGCATGAGCTTGGGCGCACTCAGCCCAGAAGCGCACGAAGCCTTGGCTGAGGGGATGAACCGTCTTGGCGGCAGATCGAATTCGGGCGAGGGCGGTGAAGATCCGGCGCGTTATGGCACGGTGAAAATGTCCAAGATTAAGCAGGTGGCTTCTGGCCGCTTTGGCGTGACGCCGCATTATTTGGTCAATGCCGAAGTCTTGCAGATCAAGGTGGCCCAAGGTGCAAAACCGGGTGAAGGTGGCCAATTGCCTGGCGATAAAGTCAGCCCGCTGATTGCCAAGCTGCGCTGCTCTAAGCCTGGGATTTCTTTGATTTCCCCGCCGCCACATCACGATATTTATTCGATTGAAGATTTGGCCCAGCTGATTTTTGACTTGAAACAGGTCAATCCAGATGCGCTGGTGTCGGTGAAACTCGTTGCCGAGCCGGGCGTGGGCACGATTGCTGCGGGTGTGGCCAAGGCTTACGCCGATCTGATCACTATTTCGGGTTACGACGGTGGTACAGGGGCATCGCCTTTGGCGTCAGTAAAATACGCCGGTACGCCATTTGAGCTGGGCTTAACTGAAGCGCAGCAAGTCTTGCGTGCCAATGGCTTGCGTGGTCGCGTGCGCATGCAGGCTGATGGTGGCTTAAAGACCGGCCTGGATGTGGTGAAAGCCGCCATGATGGGTGCAGAAAGTTTTGGCTTTGGTACTGGGCCAATGGTGGCGCTGGGTTGTAAGTTCTTGCGAATTTGCCACCTCAACAACTGCGCAACCGGTGTGGCAACGCAAGAGATCAAGCTGCGCTCTAAATACTTTATTGGCCTGCCAGAAATGGTGGTGAATTACTTTACCTTTATCGCGCAAGAAACTCGCGAATGGATGGCGGCGCTTGGGGTGCGTCAATTATCCGATCTGATCGGCCACAGCGAAATGCTGGAGCTGGCAGCGGGCGCGACTGAACGTCAAGGCCGTCTGAATCTGGGCGTCTTGCTTAGCCAAGGCACGATTCCAGAATCGCAGCCGCGTTTCTGTGTGGAAGAGCGCAATCCGTCCTTTGATAAGGGCGAGCTGGCCGAACAAATGGTTAAAGACGCCATTGCTGGTATTAAGAGCCAAACACCGCAAAAGCTTGAATATGCAGTGCGCAATATTCATCGCTCCATTGGTGCGCGTTTGTCGGGTGAAATCGCCAAGGCACACGGCGCGGATGGCCTGCCAAATGATTGCCTGCATATCAAATTGCATGGCTCGGCTGGGCAATCCTTGGGTGTGTGGAATGCCAAGGGTCTGACCATTGAGCTGGAAGGCGACGCTAACGATTACGTCGGTAAGGGCATGAGCGGCGGGCGCGTGGTGGTTTATCCGCCGAAAGCTTCAGAGTTTGAATCGCACGCTGGCGTGATTGTAGGCAATACCTGCCTGTATGGCGCAACCGGTGGTGAGCTCTTTGCTGCAGGTACGGCGGGTGAGCGTTTTGCGGTGCGTAACTCGGGCGCCACAGCCATCGTGGAAGGCATTGGCGATCACGGCTGCGAATATATGACCGGCGGCTGCGTGATTGTGCTGGGTGAAACGGGCTACAACTTTGGTGCGGGTATGACCGGTGGTTTTGCGCTGGTTTACGATCCTAAAGAGCGTTTTGCTTACCGTATTAATAATGAGCTGGTGGATATTAATCTGATTAATGGTGAGTCTTACGGTGCAGTGCGGGCCTTCTTACGCGGTAAATTGCGCGATCACGCCAAGCTGACCGGATCGACTCGCGCCATTGATATCCTGGCCGATTTTGATGAAGCACAGGATAACTTCTGGCTGGTGAAACCTAAGGCGGCCAAGTTGGATGATCTGTTAAAGGATTGA
- a CDS encoding globin family protein: protein MPLSDKDISLVKETLALVLPIADTAAEMFYQHLFEIAPEVKPLFKGDIKKQGAMLMTSIKLAVDNINKPEILLPAIQKLGERHAHYHVQEEHYTTVGQALLWTLEQGLADAFTSDVKSAWAATYTTLACEMIKAQRGTA from the coding sequence ATGCCTTTAAGCGATAAAGATATTTCACTTGTAAAAGAAACTCTTGCCCTAGTTTTACCCATTGCAGACACGGCTGCCGAAATGTTTTATCAGCACCTGTTTGAAATCGCCCCTGAAGTAAAACCCCTATTTAAAGGCGACATCAAAAAACAAGGCGCCATGCTGATGACCAGTATCAAACTGGCTGTGGATAATATTAATAAGCCGGAAATCTTGCTGCCCGCCATACAAAAACTAGGCGAGCGCCATGCTCATTATCACGTACAGGAAGAGCACTACACCACGGTTGGGCAAGCGCTGCTCTGGACGCTGGAACAAGGATTAGCCGATGCATTTACCAGCGATGTTAAAAGCGCATGGGCAGCAACCTATACCACTCTGGCCTGTGAAATGATCAAAGCACAGCGTGGCACAGCATGA
- a CDS encoding S41 family peptidase encodes MLFNPTTALKKSLKYSYLVLICALSACGGSEEDSSPGAILSSSAYKDMCASPRTGADPYNNNRAYPDRQGSLKDEKNWLRAWVDETYLWYREVPKNLNPDHYASATAYFAALKTPLITASGKEKDHYHFTENTAEYNKQSQSGLELGYGMAYTFIATDVPRRLVVAYVEPNSLAENAGISRGMEIESVDDYDLRTSNNTDALNSGLFPTIAYQRHQFVFKDLNGKKLNKSLTALEVQTTPVQNVKNFLSVKGKVGYLTFNSHNAISESQLINAVTQLKNDNVSDLILDLRYNGGGALYIADELSYMIAGPAQTLGKTFFKLKYNDKTPVDPNNTWPFYSTSGSSGALLPTLNLKQVTILAGSGTCSASEAIINGLRGADVKVNLIGGQTCGKPYGFIPQDNCGTTYFTVQFQGENHKGFGDYADGFSPTCKVDEDFKAALGDKNERLISAALSYNATGQCPANGQTLGQSRSESSAPLRPALREIMTLEKARR; translated from the coding sequence ATGCTTTTCAACCCAACAACCGCTTTAAAAAAAAGTCTGAAATACAGTTATCTCGTTCTGATTTGTGCTTTAAGTGCCTGTGGCGGCTCTGAAGAAGACAGCAGCCCAGGCGCAATTCTCAGCTCCAGTGCTTACAAAGATATGTGTGCCAGCCCAAGAACAGGAGCCGACCCCTATAACAATAACCGTGCCTACCCAGACCGGCAGGGTAGTTTAAAAGATGAAAAAAACTGGTTGCGGGCATGGGTAGATGAAACCTATCTCTGGTACAGAGAGGTTCCAAAAAACTTAAACCCGGATCACTACGCAAGTGCTACTGCTTATTTTGCCGCTTTAAAAACCCCTTTAATCACGGCCTCTGGTAAAGAAAAAGATCACTATCACTTTACAGAAAATACTGCTGAGTACAATAAACAAAGCCAGTCTGGCTTAGAGCTTGGCTACGGTATGGCCTATACCTTTATTGCTACAGATGTTCCCCGCAGATTAGTGGTTGCCTATGTGGAGCCCAATTCGCTCGCAGAAAATGCAGGCATCAGCCGTGGCATGGAAATCGAAAGCGTGGATGACTATGATTTACGCACAAGTAATAATACGGATGCACTCAATTCAGGGCTGTTTCCAACGATTGCATATCAACGCCACCAATTTGTTTTCAAAGATTTAAACGGTAAAAAACTTAATAAATCATTAACTGCACTCGAAGTTCAGACAACACCTGTTCAAAATGTAAAAAACTTTCTTAGCGTTAAAGGGAAAGTAGGATATTTAACATTTAACAGCCATAACGCCATTTCAGAATCACAGTTAATCAATGCCGTCACTCAATTAAAAAATGACAATGTATCTGATTTAATCTTGGATTTACGTTACAACGGCGGGGGTGCGCTTTATATTGCAGACGAGTTAAGCTATATGATCGCAGGGCCAGCGCAAACGCTGGGCAAGACCTTTTTTAAATTAAAATATAACGATAAAACGCCGGTTGATCCCAATAATACATGGCCGTTTTATTCAACGTCCGGCTCATCCGGCGCTTTATTGCCTACGCTTAATCTAAAGCAAGTCACCATCCTGGCTGGCAGCGGTACTTGTTCGGCCAGCGAAGCCATTATTAACGGCTTGCGCGGCGCGGATGTGAAAGTCAATTTAATTGGCGGGCAAACCTGCGGCAAACCCTATGGATTTATCCCTCAGGATAACTGCGGCACCACTTACTTTACCGTGCAATTTCAGGGTGAAAATCATAAAGGCTTTGGCGATTATGCCGATGGCTTTAGCCCGACATGTAAAGTGGATGAGGATTTCAAAGCCGCGCTGGGCGATAAGAACGAACGCCTTATTTCTGCTGCACTCAGCTACAACGCCACAGGCCAATGCCCGGCAAACGGGCAGACTTTGGGGCAGTCACGCAGCGAAAGTAGTGCTCCATTACGTCCTGCCCTGCGGGAAATAATGACTCTAGAAAAAGCCAGACGATGA
- a CDS encoding MarC family protein: protein METSSFASAFILLLLVTDPLGGIPLFVSLLKQVPKARRTRMIVREVSVAFCVLVIFMLFGQQFLQLMHLSETSLGIAGGVILFLIALRMVFPHPEGVFGDTAEGEPFIVPLAIPLLAGPSALATVLLLVSREPARLWEWIGALALTMLVCGLTLAFSEKISLLLGERVTTAFERLMGLILTAIAVEMLLSGIRHYLATLP, encoded by the coding sequence ATGGAAACTTCTTCTTTTGCTTCGGCTTTTATTCTTTTGCTCCTTGTGACTGATCCACTTGGCGGCATTCCCCTATTTGTATCTTTGCTCAAGCAAGTGCCCAAAGCGCGCCGTACCCGCATGATTGTGCGCGAGGTTTCGGTGGCTTTTTGCGTGCTGGTCATTTTTATGCTGTTCGGGCAGCAGTTTTTGCAATTGATGCATCTTTCTGAAACATCTTTAGGCATTGCTGGCGGGGTAATCTTGTTTTTGATTGCCTTGCGGATGGTTTTTCCTCACCCTGAAGGCGTATTTGGCGATACTGCTGAGGGCGAGCCTTTTATTGTGCCGCTGGCAATTCCCTTGCTGGCCGGGCCTTCTGCGCTGGCGACGGTTTTATTGCTGGTATCGCGTGAGCCTGCGAGGCTTTGGGAGTGGATAGGCGCGTTGGCGCTGACCATGCTGGTTTGTGGGTTGACGCTGGCTTTTTCTGAAAAAATCAGTCTTTTGCTGGGAGAGCGAGTCACCACGGCATTTGAGCGTTTAATGGGGCTGATCTTAACGGCGATTGCGGTAGAAATGCTGCTTTCAGGAATTCGTCATTATTTGGCTACGCTGCCTTGA
- a CDS encoding FAD-dependent oxidoreductase, with the protein MSDVFQFMKVARNPGEKVDAAARKIVFKEIYAPLNKPDAGEQAARCLGCGNPYCEWECPVHNYIPNWLQLVDEGRLFEAAELSHKTNSLPEICGRVCPQDRLCEGACTLNQGGFGAVSIGSVEKYITDEAFKQGWRPDMSGVVKTDKKVAVIGAGPAGLACADVLVRNGVQPVVFDRYEQIGGLLTYGIPEFKLEKSVMQTRREIMEGMGIEFCLNTEIGKDITIEDLLRDYDAVFMGMGAYKYMKGGFEGEDLPGVMEALPFLINNVRNSMDTLPAGEDYISMAGKRVVVLGGGDTAMDCNRTSIRQQAQSVICAYRRDEANMPGSKREVLNAKEEGVEFLWNRQPVGIIQNSDGSLGLKLVTTELGAPDANGRQAAVEVAGSEQIIECDHVIVAFGFQAEAASWFEAQGIKVDSRGRTIAPEKQALKHQTSNPKVFAGGDQVRGADLVVRAVFEGRQAAEGMLEFLGVW; encoded by the coding sequence ATGTCAGATGTATTCCAGTTTATGAAGGTTGCCCGGAATCCGGGCGAGAAGGTTGACGCTGCCGCGCGCAAGATTGTATTTAAAGAAATTTACGCTCCGCTGAATAAGCCAGATGCCGGTGAGCAGGCTGCGCGTTGCTTGGGTTGTGGTAATCCCTATTGCGAGTGGGAATGCCCTGTGCATAACTACATCCCAAATTGGCTACAGCTGGTGGATGAAGGGCGTTTGTTTGAAGCGGCCGAGCTATCGCATAAAACCAATTCATTGCCAGAAATCTGTGGCCGTGTTTGCCCGCAAGATCGCCTGTGCGAAGGGGCCTGTACCTTAAATCAAGGGGGCTTTGGCGCGGTATCGATTGGCTCGGTAGAAAAATACATTACCGATGAAGCCTTCAAACAAGGCTGGCGTCCGGATATGTCGGGCGTGGTAAAAACTGATAAAAAGGTGGCCGTGATTGGCGCTGGCCCAGCAGGCTTGGCGTGCGCCGATGTGCTGGTGCGTAATGGCGTGCAGCCGGTGGTGTTTGATCGCTATGAGCAGATCGGTGGCCTGCTGACTTACGGTATTCCAGAGTTCAAGCTAGAAAAATCAGTGATGCAAACCCGCCGTGAAATCATGGAAGGGATGGGCATCGAGTTCTGCCTGAATACTGAAATCGGCAAAGATATTACGATCGAAGATTTGCTGCGTGATTACGATGCCGTATTTATGGGCATGGGCGCTTACAAATACATGAAGGGTGGCTTTGAGGGTGAAGACTTGCCTGGCGTGATGGAAGCGCTGCCGTTTCTGATCAATAACGTCAGAAACAGCATGGATACCTTACCAGCGGGTGAAGATTACATCAGTATGGCCGGTAAGCGCGTGGTGGTACTGGGTGGTGGCGATACCGCAATGGATTGCAACCGCACTTCGATTCGCCAGCAGGCGCAATCGGTGATTTGTGCCTATCGCCGCGACGAAGCCAATATGCCAGGCTCCAAGCGTGAAGTATTAAACGCCAAGGAAGAAGGCGTTGAGTTTCTGTGGAATCGTCAGCCGGTTGGCATTATCCAAAACAGCGATGGCAGTCTTGGGCTAAAACTCGTGACCACCGAGCTGGGTGCACCGGATGCCAATGGCCGCCAGGCAGCGGTTGAAGTGGCGGGCTCTGAGCAAATCATTGAATGCGATCATGTGATCGTGGCCTTTGGTTTCCAAGCCGAAGCGGCATCTTGGTTTGAAGCGCAGGGTATTAAGGTGGATAGCCGTGGACGTACCATTGCACCAGAGAAGCAAGCCTTGAAACACCAAACCAGCAATCCAAAAGTATTTGCCGGTGGCGATCAGGTGCGTGGTGCAGATTTGGTAGTGCGCGCTGTATTTGAAGGCCGTCAGGCTGCAGAAGGCATGCTGGAGTTTTTGGGCGTTTGGTAA
- the rpiA gene encoding ribose-5-phosphate isomerase RpiA has translation MNQDELKQAVGRAALDYVPDNCIVGVGTGSTANCFIDALATIKGRIQGAVSSSEASVARLKSHGIPVFELNAVDHLPVYVDGADEINRQLQMIKGGGAALTREKIVAAVAEQFICIADESKLVDVLGKFPLPVEVIPMARSYVARQLVKLGGHPAYREGVITDNGNIILDVHGLQISEANKLESQINEIVGVVTNGLFAHRRADVLLLGTSKGVQTLK, from the coding sequence ATGAATCAAGATGAATTGAAACAAGCCGTAGGCCGTGCAGCACTTGATTATGTGCCGGACAATTGCATTGTGGGCGTAGGCACAGGCTCGACTGCTAATTGTTTTATCGATGCATTAGCCACAATAAAAGGCCGTATTCAAGGCGCAGTTTCTTCGTCGGAAGCCAGTGTGGCCCGATTAAAATCGCATGGCATTCCGGTGTTTGAGTTAAATGCGGTTGATCATTTACCTGTGTATGTGGATGGCGCGGATGAAATTAACCGCCAATTGCAAATGATTAAAGGCGGCGGCGCTGCATTAACGCGTGAAAAAATTGTGGCTGCGGTAGCAGAGCAGTTTATTTGTATTGCCGATGAAAGCAAACTGGTTGATGTGCTGGGTAAATTTCCTTTACCAGTGGAAGTGATTCCAATGGCGCGCTCTTATGTGGCAAGGCAATTAGTTAAATTAGGCGGTCATCCTGCTTATCGTGAAGGGGTGATTACAGATAATGGCAATATCATTTTAGATGTGCATGGGCTACAAATTAGTGAAGCCAATAAACTAGAAAGCCAGATTAATGAGATTGTAGGCGTGGTTACCAATGGCTTATTTGCTCATCGTCGTGCAGATGTTTTGTTATTAGGCACCAGTAAAGGTGTGCAAACACTGAAGTAA